The following proteins are co-located in the Cetobacterium sp. NK01 genome:
- the hydF gene encoding [FeFe] hydrogenase H-cluster maturation GTPase HydF, whose amino-acid sequence MKNTPNSNRLHIGIFGKTNSGKSSLLNAITEQNIAIVSEIEGTTTDSVVKAMEFLPFGPVLFIDTAGLEDNTPLGKLRVKKTLEELKRTDFAILVMDATKIDIEFYKEQEHQLKKYNIPFIFVLNKEDLLSKDEKEIIRGVFPKAIFVSTKDRDSILKLKENILKEIKKEKEEPKLLGDLVPYDGKVLMVVPVDSEAPKGRLILPQVQLIRDCLDHGIKSYVVRDTELESALEDIRDIDLVVTDSQAFKNVDKILNNRVKLTSFSILFARQKGDLEDLVRGVKKLKSLNHGDKILIAETCTHNTSHEDIGRVKIPKLIKKFTGKEIEFVFMGGKDFPEDLSKYALVVHCGACMINKKLMQSRIDESMSANVAITNYGLVIAEVTGILDKSLEIFK is encoded by the coding sequence ATGAAAAATACCCCAAATTCAAATAGGTTGCATATAGGGATTTTTGGAAAAACTAACTCTGGAAAATCGTCTCTTTTAAATGCTATTACAGAGCAAAATATAGCGATAGTTTCAGAAATTGAAGGAACTACAACTGATTCTGTAGTAAAAGCTATGGAATTTTTACCATTTGGGCCAGTATTATTTATAGATACTGCTGGATTAGAGGATAATACACCTCTTGGAAAGTTAAGAGTAAAAAAAACTTTAGAAGAATTAAAAAGAACTGATTTCGCCATTTTAGTTATGGATGCTACAAAAATTGATATAGAATTTTATAAAGAACAAGAACATCAGTTGAAAAAATATAATATTCCATTTATATTTGTATTAAATAAAGAGGACCTTTTATCGAAGGATGAAAAAGAGATTATAAGAGGAGTTTTTCCAAAAGCTATTTTTGTTTCAACTAAAGATAGAGATTCGATTTTGAAGTTAAAAGAGAATATTTTAAAAGAGATAAAAAAAGAAAAAGAAGAGCCTAAACTTTTAGGAGATTTAGTTCCCTATGATGGAAAAGTTTTGATGGTTGTACCTGTGGATTCAGAAGCTCCTAAAGGAAGATTAATACTCCCTCAAGTTCAACTTATAAGAGATTGTCTTGACCATGGAATAAAAAGTTATGTTGTAAGGGATACTGAATTAGAAAGTGCTTTGGAAGATATTAGAGATATTGATTTAGTTGTAACAGATTCTCAAGCTTTTAAAAATGTGGATAAAATTTTAAATAATAGAGTTAAATTAACAAGCTTTTCAATTCTTTTTGCTAGACAAAAGGGAGATTTAGAGGATTTAGTTAGAGGTGTAAAAAAACTTAAATCTTTAAATCATGGAGATAAGATATTAATTGCAGAAACTTGTACTCACAATACATCTCATGAAGATATAGGAAGAGTGAAAATACCAAAATTAATAAAAAAATTTACTGGGAAAGAAATTGAATTTGTTTTTATGGGTGGAAAAGATTTTCCAGAAGACTTATCAAAGTATGCTTTGGTAGTTCATTGTGGGGCATGTATGATAAATAAAAAATTAATGCAAAGTAGAATAGATGAATCGATGTCTGCAAATGTAGCTATAACTAACTATGGATTAGTTATAGCAGAAGTGACTGGAATTTTAGATAAATCTTTAGAAATATTTAAATAA
- the hydG gene encoding [FeFe] hydrogenase H-cluster radical SAM maturase HydG: protein MEKKINFIDQEYIEKLLEESKITDYKEIDRILDKASNKEGLTHKEVASLLQIKDENQKKRLYEIAGELKKSIYGNRIVVFAPLYVSDYCVNNCTYCGYKRDNKFPRKKLTREQIQNEVKLLEKMGHKRLALELGEDPVNVPIDYVVEAIDAVYTTKFENGSIRRINVNIAATTVENYKKLKDAEIGTYILFQETYHKPTYEKVHPKSLKGDYEYHLTAFNRAMEGGIDDVGAGVLFGLADYKFEIIALMMHNEYLEKHYGVGFHTISVPRIKKAEGMSLDEYPHQIDDDTFRNIVAIIRLAVPFTGMILSTRETAELRRELIKYGISQISAGSSADVGGYTDREEGKTQTQFELADHRTPLEVLKELLDQDCIPSYCTACYRMGRTGDRFMQLAKSGNIQNVCSPNALLTLMEYAVDYGDLELTEKVEKVIAREIENIKREDIKILTLEKLEKIKNGERDLYL from the coding sequence ATGGAAAAGAAAATAAATTTTATTGATCAAGAGTATATAGAAAAACTATTAGAAGAATCTAAAATAACAGATTATAAAGAGATAGATAGAATATTAGATAAAGCCAGTAATAAAGAGGGATTAACACATAAAGAGGTTGCATCTCTTTTACAGATAAAAGATGAAAATCAAAAAAAAAGACTTTATGAAATTGCAGGAGAGTTAAAAAAATCAATTTATGGAAATAGAATAGTTGTTTTTGCACCTCTTTATGTGAGTGATTACTGCGTAAATAACTGCACATATTGTGGATACAAAAGAGACAATAAATTTCCAAGAAAAAAATTAACTAGAGAGCAAATTCAAAATGAAGTTAAATTATTGGAAAAAATGGGACATAAAAGACTTGCTTTAGAATTAGGAGAAGATCCTGTAAATGTACCTATTGATTATGTAGTAGAAGCTATTGATGCAGTTTATACAACTAAATTTGAAAATGGTTCTATAAGAAGAATAAATGTAAATATTGCAGCAACAACAGTTGAAAATTATAAAAAATTAAAAGATGCTGAAATAGGGACATATATTTTATTTCAAGAAACATATCATAAGCCAACTTATGAGAAAGTTCATCCTAAATCTCTAAAAGGAGATTATGAATATCATTTAACTGCTTTTAATAGAGCAATGGAAGGTGGAATAGATGATGTTGGTGCAGGAGTTCTTTTTGGATTAGCAGATTATAAATTTGAAATTATAGCGTTAATGATGCATAATGAATATTTAGAAAAGCATTATGGAGTAGGATTCCATACAATATCTGTACCTAGAATAAAAAAAGCTGAAGGAATGAGTTTAGATGAATATCCTCATCAAATAGATGATGATACATTTAGAAATATTGTGGCCATAATAAGATTAGCTGTTCCATTTACTGGAATGATTCTTTCAACGAGAGAAACTGCTGAGTTAAGAAGAGAGTTAATAAAATATGGAATTTCTCAAATAAGTGCAGGATCTTCTGCTGATGTTGGAGGATATACAGACAGAGAAGAAGGTAAAACTCAGACACAATTTGAGTTAGCTGATCATAGAACACCTTTAGAGGTACTGAAAGAACTTTTAGATCAAGATTGTATACCAAGTTATTGTACAGCATGCTATAGAATGGGAAGAACAGGAGATAGATTTATGCAATTAGCTAAAAGTGGAAATATTCAAAATGTTTGTTCACCAAATGCATTGTTGACTTTAATGGAATATGCTGTGGATTATGGAGATTTAGAATTAACAGAAAAAGTTGAAAAAGTTATAGCAAGAGAGATAGAAAATATAAAAAGAGAAGATATTAAAATATTAACTTTAGAGAAATTAGAAAAAATAAAAAATGGAGAGAGAGATTTGTATCTTTAG
- the hydE gene encoding [FeFe] hydrogenase H-cluster radical SAM maturase HydE, translated as MRYLIDKLSMENDLSQEELEILLTNLTEEDRDYLIDKAYEVRKQYYGNTVFFRGLIEISNICKYDCFYCGIRASNKKANRYRLSKDEILECCYRGYSLGYRTFVFQGGEDSYFSDELLESIIKTLKNKYSDIAITLSLGERGEESFKRLYEAGADRYLLRHETVNEKLYKELHPSMSLDNRKKCLESLKAIGYQVGSGFLIGLPNLKLIDYAKDLIFLKELRPHMVGIGPFIPHEDTPLKNEKGGTAYDTITLLAIIRLLLPDVLLPATTALGTIDPKGREKGFKAGANVIMPNLSPMECRKKYTLYNGKVFLGKESAEEKLKIENSILEAGFQPVLTRGDNVRWKRK; from the coding sequence GTGAGGTATTTAATAGATAAATTATCTATGGAAAATGATTTATCACAAGAAGAGTTAGAGATATTACTTACTAATCTAACAGAAGAGGATAGAGATTATTTAATAGATAAAGCATATGAAGTAAGAAAACAATATTATGGAAATACTGTTTTTTTTAGAGGATTAATAGAAATTTCTAATATATGTAAGTACGATTGTTTTTACTGTGGTATTAGGGCTTCTAATAAAAAAGCTAATAGATATAGATTGTCTAAAGATGAAATTTTAGAATGTTGTTATAGAGGATATTCCCTAGGATATAGGACCTTTGTTTTTCAAGGCGGAGAAGATAGTTATTTTTCTGATGAACTTTTAGAAAGTATAATAAAAACTTTAAAAAATAAATATTCAGATATAGCTATTACCCTTTCCCTTGGTGAAAGAGGAGAAGAGTCTTTTAAAAGATTGTATGAAGCAGGAGCAGATAGATACTTATTGAGGCATGAAACAGTGAATGAAAAACTTTATAAAGAACTTCACCCAAGTATGTCTTTAGATAATAGAAAAAAATGTTTAGAATCTCTTAAAGCAATAGGATATCAAGTGGGAAGCGGTTTTTTAATAGGATTACCCAATTTAAAACTGATAGACTACGCTAAAGATTTAATTTTTTTAAAAGAACTTAGGCCACATATGGTAGGGATAGGTCCATTTATTCCACATGAAGATACTCCTTTAAAAAATGAAAAAGGAGGAACTGCTTATGATACCATTACTTTACTTGCAATAATAAGACTTCTTTTACCAGATGTATTATTGCCAGCAACAACTGCTTTAGGAACAATAGATCCTAAAGGAAGAGAAAAAGGGTTTAAAGCAGGAGCTAACGTAATTATGCCTAATCTTTCTCCCATGGAATGCAGGAAAAAATATACTTTGTACAACGGAAAAGTTTTTTTAGGAAAAGAATCAGCAGAAGAGAAACTAAAAATTGAAAATAGCATTTTAGAAGCTGGTTTTCAGCCAGTACTAACAAGAGGAGATAATGTCAGATGGAAAAGAAAATAA